The genomic interval ggctgtccgtccgtatgaacgctgtgatctcaggaactacaaaagctagaaagttgagattaagcatagagactccagagacatagacgcagcgcaagtttatcgattcatgttgccacgcccactctaacgcccacaaaccgcccaaaactgccacgcccacacttttgaaaaatgttttgatattttttcatttttgtattggtcttgtaaatttctatcgatttgtcaaaaaactttttgccacgcccactctaacgcccacaaaccgcccaaagctgctactgTCCTTCGccacttacactagctgaaAGTAACTGTGGTattcagatagtcggggaactcgactatagcgttctctctttttgttATTGGTTCTTGTAAAATTCACCcacgatttgcaaaaaacatGGTTCTGAGAACAACGCCACGTATTAAGGTAAGCGATTTGCCTCACGCACCGGCCAAGAAGCGCGCCTGCTTTTGAAGACTCTGCCATTAACTTCCACAATTTTGATAACGAGTATCAGATTAGTCGGTGTAAACTTCGGACATTATAGCGTTCTCTCGATAACATATACCTGAAgacaataaaaaaatcaattttttgaAATGCCTAAAGGGAGTTTCCCCCTTAACTAAGCTTCCAAATGACTTTAGTTTGGTTTTCAAAAATCAGATttacaaaaaaccaaattaacaTTGTTGGATAAGCTGTGGAATTTAAAGCAAAAGTTGAATGTTTGAgttcatttgattttattgaatGTTTGAATTAATTTGATTGGTGGTTGGATTGAGTAAAGATTAGAAGTTCTTAGGGTGTAGttttacaaattatacaaTATTATAATGTTTCCGCTCAGCGGTCACACTGTCTATGACCAAAGAGCGCGATCAGCGGCTGAGTCTGATATTAATACAGTGCTATCTCGATACAGTAAaccacataaaaataaaatttgctaATCAGCAATATACATTAGAATTTCCTAGGACTATGGATAAACATCTTAAcatacaataatatttataattatgtaCAATTTGTTAGGAGTACATGTTTTCCATTGATTAAACATGTTTCAAAAacagtttaatattttaaattaagacCGAATCTTTAGTTTACTCTTCTTATGTATACGAGTGTTTACTGTTTAAAGAGAGCGCTTAATTAGATTCTCGTTTACTCTATACATGCATATGTGCGataagaaaaactaaaaacaaaaacagctgTAAAACTCGATCGACAAATAAAAGTGCTAAGCAGGtgaaaatcgaatttttgatTAGATTGAGCTGAAAAACTAGAACATATTAACCGGGACCCAAAAGCGTCGACTCTATCGCACCTGCAaaagtaatattaataattataagtTCAGCAAGTAAATGACACAATTTCAGTAACAATTGTTTTATATACTTTGTGTGTAATATTGATTATACTTACTATATAGACACATGTttagaaataaaacaaaatagaacCACTAGTTTTAACATCAGAAGCAGCGCATAAATGTGGAGAAAGCGCTAATACTTAGAATCTTAAACTTTTGAGTGAGCAAAAAAGCAACTAAGATGAGCCAAGTGAAATCCGTACTCTGCGTGGGCTGCACGGTAATTGACTTCGTGACCATCAATGGCAGCTTTCCCAAGGAGGACACCGATCGGCGTTGCCTGGATGGATTTTGGCAACGTGGCGGCAACGCCTCTAATGTGAGTACTGTTCTGCGGGTTCTTGGATGCAAGGTGGACTTCTTTGGAATGCTCAGCAGGTCGGATGCATTCCGGGTGCTCCTCGACGATCTTGGGAAGCGGGGAATCGGCACAAACGACTGTCCCTTCACGGACAGGGATCCGCCCTTCTCCTCGGTGATTCTGGCCCAGGATTCCGGAACCCGCACCATTATCCACTGCAACAAGGACTACCCGCAAACCACTTATGAGGACTTCAGCAAGATCGACCTTTCGCAGTACGGATGGGTACACTTCGAGGCCCGCAACACGCCGCACACCCTAAAGATGATGCAAAGCATCCGGGATTACACCCAAAGGACCGGGCAAGCCATCATTATCTCGTTGGACTTCGAAACGAGGTATGAACAGAACCAGGAACTTTGTGCTCCTTGCGATTTTGTGGTCTTCTCCAAGGAGCTGGCTGGCCAGTTGGGGTGGAAGACACCGCGTGAGTCTTGTGTGGAGCTGGCCGCCAAAATTCCCGGGAATGGTCCAAAACCTGTCTTCATTTGTCCCTGGGGAAGCGCCGGAGCTGGAGCTTTGGATGCCAATGGGAACTACTACGAAATGTCTTCCTATCAACAGGATAAGGTGGTGGACACGCTGGGTGCCGGGGACAGCTTCATGGCGGGACTTATCTACGCCACCCTCGAAGGTCGGCGAAGTCTAGCGGAGTCCGTTGACTTTGCCAACCGAGTCGCCAGTCACAAAATCACTGGATTCGGCTACGAACACATTTCGCAGCTCAGCTCAAGCAAATAACAATTGGTTTAACTCCAGCTTAGATTATTGGTTTGTCTCTTTGAAGGAATTTATTAAGATAAAAGCCTGGCAACAAAACGTTACTGTTTAAAAATTCGTGTCACTTGTGCGTTATTGCActgaataatattatatatgaaacagaataaattaataattgcatCATTCTCTTGCAGGAATGCtattataagaaataaaatgtaaaatacatttttgttgagttatataataaaatgacAACATCTCGCGAAATAGTTAAAAACTCCTTTACCCAAAAATGCAGTCGGATTGGAAATGAACAGCGCTTATGTATTTTCACAAATTTTATAAACTTGTCAAATTCATTATGATTATATTATAGTTATTTTCATTGTTGATTAGGCAAAGAGTTTTATTGTTGGTCTGGAGAGacttaatgattttaaatccCTTGCTTTGCCAGTAAGGTAATATCCAAATTGGAAATCAAGAAGAATCATGGCAGGATGAGTCTATAGGTCCTCTGCTCACTTTTAATGTTTATTCAGTTGGGAGCCTCTCGTTGTTGTCTATGTGTATTTTATAAAGTCACCTCGTTGGTCGTCCATATCCGAACCGATGGCTGAGGCATTGATTCCGATGCCGCTCGAGGCGCTGCCGGATTTTTGCTGGCTGTTTAGTCCCTCAATAAGCTGTTTAGAGAGGTGTTGATTGGTTAATTTTGACCCAGAAAAACCAAATTCAGTGGCTCACCTTTAATCGCAGGCGCTTCAGTTTACGCAATCGTTCGAGCCAATTCGACGCGTACGGATGCTTTTTCTGCACACTTTGGTAGACTAGCGACGCGAGCTGTAATTTATCACAATTAATGAAAATCATACTTGGTAACCTATGCTCACATTGGCATGCAGCGCCATTTGTCGGGCCAGTAGAGGAGCACTGCGATCGGAGACTATTCGGTACTCTGCGTGGCACACGAATTTCGAAATCTCCGATCGCGCCTTCACGTACACCCTGTTCGAGTTGAGGTCAAGTGGCTCCACGATCACGCAGGCGTAGTTAAATTGGCCCTGGAAGAGtattaaatggaaataaatctcgtttattacaattagTATAGAACGTAGGGTTAGAATTCAAACTAATCAAGTACGGATTGGACGCAAACGAACAGTTTAAAGGTCGAGCCCTTTAAGTTTGGGTAACCTACGGATATTGTGTTCAGATTGTACTCCTCTCCGCTCTCGTTATAGATGATCTTCACGAAGTCATTGCCAATGTGGCTCTTCTTTTCGTTGCAGTTAGGATCATCCTGCAGATTGGTGGGCATCAGCGTAGCGACATGGAACGTAACCTTCGAAGGAAAATACATTGGTGTTACTCGCTCCGTAAATCAGTTGGCGATAACCACTCACCTGCAGTATGTCATCCTTCCAGATATAGGCAAATTTGCCATCTGCTCCATTTCTATCCAGCATTATAAAAAGGTTGTTCTGCTCAGCTTCCTTTAAACTGACCAGGGTGCCGATATTACGCAGGAACTCCACATACCTCGCACTTCCGTGCGAATTGCGCAAGATCTCCACCTCGTTGTTGCACTGCCCTTGGCCCACGTACAGCACGCCGATCTTGTGCGTCTCGAACGGCGGAACCAAATCTATAAGGGTGACAGCGCTGCTGTTTTCGGGACCCACCTTCAGTGGCTCATCCGTTACACCCAGCTGGCCAGTGGTGTATAGTTGCATGAAAACAAAGCTCGGATTCATGCAGAGCTTAGCGTTGATGGGCGGCTTTGCTGCTCCAAAATTTCGGAAACTGTTTGCCGGCGGTGGACGTGTATTTCCGTTGTTTACCTCCCGCACCACCGAAATGGTTTTCGAACGACCTCGCATCATGTCTCCGTTTCCATTGTTGCCGTTGTCATAATCGGAGGTCATCACTCCAACATTGGTGCCATTGCTACCACTGCTGCTGGATTTGGCCAGTGCACCGGGCTGGGGAACAGAGGTGCCTCCAAAGCTAGTCACTCGACCCGTGCCCAACGAAGGTGGCTGCCCTGGCG from Drosophila yakuba strain Tai18E2 chromosome 3L, Prin_Dyak_Tai18E2_2.1, whole genome shotgun sequence carries:
- the LOC6534842 gene encoding ketohexokinase isoform X2, with the translated sequence MAAFPRRTPIGVAWMDFGNVAATPLIRSDAFRVLLDDLGKRGIGTNDCPFTDRDPPFSSVILAQDSGTRTIIHCNKDYPQTTYEDFSKIDLSQYGWVHFEARNTPHTLKMMQSIRDYTQRTGQAIIISLDFETRYEQNQELCAPCDFVVFSKELAGQLGWKTPRESCVELAAKIPGNGPKPVFICPWGSAGAGALDANGNYYEMSSYQQDKVVDTLGAGDSFMAGLIYATLEGRRSLAESVDFANRVASHKITGFGYEHISQLSSSK
- the LOC6534842 gene encoding ketohexokinase isoform X3 — encoded protein: MAAFPRRTPIGVAWMDFGNVAATPLMSDAFRVLLDDLGKRGIGTNDCPFTDRDPPFSSVILAQDSGTRTIIHCNKDYPQTTYEDFSKIDLSQYGWVHFEARNTPHTLKMMQSIRDYTQRTGQAIIISLDFETRYEQNQELCAPCDFVVFSKELAGQLGWKTPRESCVELAAKIPGNGPKPVFICPWGSAGAGALDANGNYYEMSSYQQDKVVDTLGAGDSFMAGLIYATLEGRRSLAESVDFANRVASHKITGFGYEHISQLSSSK
- the LOC6534842 gene encoding ketohexokinase isoform X1, which translates into the protein MSQVKSVLCVGCTVIDFVTINGSFPKEDTDRRCLDGFWQRGGNASNVSTVLRVLGCKVDFFGMLSRSDAFRVLLDDLGKRGIGTNDCPFTDRDPPFSSVILAQDSGTRTIIHCNKDYPQTTYEDFSKIDLSQYGWVHFEARNTPHTLKMMQSIRDYTQRTGQAIIISLDFETRYEQNQELCAPCDFVVFSKELAGQLGWKTPRESCVELAAKIPGNGPKPVFICPWGSAGAGALDANGNYYEMSSYQQDKVVDTLGAGDSFMAGLIYATLEGRRSLAESVDFANRVASHKITGFGYEHISQLSSSK